One genomic window of Tatumella citrea includes the following:
- a CDS encoding ogr/Delta-like zinc finger family protein, which yields MMRCPICNKPAHTRTSRYLTDTTKEAYYQCQDITCSCTFKTIESLERIICAPVTKKEQRTMVAM from the coding sequence ATGATGCGTTGCCCGATTTGTAACAAGCCAGCTCACACTCGTACAAGCCGTTACTTAACCGATACAACCAAAGAAGCATACTATCAATGCCAGGATATCACCTGCTCCTGCACCTTTAAAACCATAGAAAGCCTGGAAAGAATTATTTGTGCTCCAGTGACAAAAAAGGAGCAACGGACAATGGTTGCTATGTAG
- a CDS encoding glycoside hydrolase family 68 protein: MKNLIDKVKTTAWSRADALKVRADDPTTTQPLVSTDFPVMSDDLFIWDTMPLKKYDGNIIAINGWSVIFTLTAERQPEVYTDAQGHYDIDSDWTNRHSRARICYWYAKDSKSWIYGGRVMAEGVSPTSREWAGTPILLNEQGDIELYYTCVTPGATIVKVKGSISADSEGVSLSGFDKVTELFSADGVYYQTEQQNAYWGFRDPSPFIDPNDGNLYMVFEGNVAGERGSHVITSDDMGDVPPGYDDVGGSRYQTGCIGFAVAKDKQGNDWQLLPPLITAVGVNDQTERPHFVFKDGKYYLFTISHQYTYGDGVSGPDGVYGFVSDSLFGPYQPLNGSGLVLGNPSSQPYQTYSHCVMPNGLVTSFIDSIPQTDGSYRIGGTEAPTVKIKIKGQQTFMVKTLDYGFIPPTENITVR; the protein is encoded by the coding sequence ATGAAAAACTTAATCGATAAAGTGAAAACAACTGCCTGGAGCCGTGCTGATGCGCTGAAAGTCAGAGCAGATGATCCCACAACAACCCAGCCACTGGTCAGTACTGATTTCCCGGTGATGAGTGATGATCTTTTTATCTGGGATACTATGCCGTTGAAGAAATATGACGGTAATATTATTGCAATAAATGGCTGGTCAGTTATTTTTACCCTGACAGCTGAACGTCAGCCGGAAGTCTATACCGATGCACAAGGTCATTATGATATCGACAGTGACTGGACCAACCGTCACAGCCGGGCACGGATCTGCTACTGGTATGCAAAAGACAGTAAGAGCTGGATTTATGGCGGACGGGTCATGGCGGAAGGGGTTTCACCCACATCCCGTGAATGGGCAGGCACACCTATCCTGCTGAATGAACAGGGAGATATTGAACTTTATTATACCTGTGTCACCCCGGGAGCCACCATTGTCAAAGTGAAAGGCTCAATTTCTGCTGACAGCGAGGGGGTAAGCTTATCCGGATTTGATAAGGTTACAGAACTGTTTTCCGCAGACGGAGTTTACTACCAGACCGAACAACAAAATGCTTACTGGGGTTTCCGTGACCCAAGCCCGTTTATCGATCCAAATGACGGTAATCTGTATATGGTATTTGAGGGTAACGTTGCCGGAGAGCGTGGTTCTCATGTTATTACCAGCGACGATATGGGTGATGTTCCTCCGGGTTATGATGATGTCGGTGGCTCCCGCTATCAGACCGGATGTATTGGTTTTGCTGTGGCGAAAGATAAACAAGGCAATGACTGGCAATTATTGCCACCGCTGATTACTGCAGTCGGTGTAAATGACCAAACTGAACGGCCTCATTTTGTTTTTAAAGACGGAAAATATTATCTGTTTACTATCAGCCATCAATATACCTATGGGGATGGCGTATCCGGCCCCGATGGGGTATACGGTTTTGTGAGTGATTCATTATTTGGACCTTATCAGCCATTAAATGGCTCAGGACTGGTTCTGGGTAATCCTTCTTCTCAGCCCTATCAAACCTATTCGCATTGCGTGATGCCGAATGGTCTGGTGACCTCATTTATCGATAGTATTCCACAAACGGACGGAAGTTATCGTATTGGCGGAACAGAAGCTCCTACGGTAAAAATAAAAATAAAAGGCCAGCAAACCTTTATGGTTAAAACACTGGACTATGGATTTATTCCGCCGACAGAAAATATTACTGTCAGGTAA